In the genome of Megalops cyprinoides isolate fMegCyp1 chromosome 7, fMegCyp1.pri, whole genome shotgun sequence, one region contains:
- the pcsk1nl gene encoding proprotein convertase subtilisin/kexin type 1 inhibitor, like, with product MSGPLTGAVFLLLSIAFLLPSRPLEAKSLSGSRGTGAVLRLRRELRDSLPYEAQMMSYPPAAMEGRGNELFYQPEGRRGQGLGQALQRLVEDDRRRDQEAAYLTGLLRLLSEADGSTQRAAKGEEEEEEEEEGPGDFQGPYPPDYDETDQGISMAKPQAVWQGLLDPQLTQALLNRYRQERLLQAGLNSNRLQESGGDPAAEEREEEVLRYLVGRILSSLASDTPQSSPGRLAKRDLGAVSGGMGGGRKRSRRSADSAPLPSQNYEPSLLRVKRLGDEEEKMADGPAAAGVRGEAHVGLQRMKRIDSDLQQQKHKRRRRALTYDPNLLAQRILQYLPQ from the exons ATGTCGGGCCCTCTGACCGGTGCAGTCTTTCTGCTGCTCTCCATCGCCTTCCTCCTTCCATCACGGCCGCTGGAAGCCAAG tcgTTGTCTGGATCACGAGGGACAGGTGCGGTTCTGCGTCTCCGTCGGGAGCTCCGCGACTCCCTGCCCTACGAGGCCCAGATGATGTCATACCCACCGGCAGccatggaggggaggggcaATGAGCTCTTCTACCAACCAGAAGGGCGGAGGGGGCAGGGCTTGGGACAGGCCCTACAGCGATTGGTGGAGGATGACCGGAGGCGGGACCAGGAGGCGGCCTATCTGACCGGTTTGCTCCGCCTCCTCAGCGAGGCTGACGGCAGCACCCAGAGGGCAGcaaagggggaggaggaagaggaggaggaagaggagggcccCGGGGACTTCCAGGGGCCCTATCCACCCGACTACGACGAGACGGATCAGGGCATCAGCATGGCCAAGCCCCAGGCTGTGTGGCAGGGCCTGCTGGACCCTCAGCTTACTCAGGCCCTGCTGAACCGCTACAGGCAGGAGAGGCTGCTGCAGGCCGGACTGAACAGCAACAGGCTGCAGGAGAGCGGGGGGGACCCAGCGGCcgaggagagggaagaggaggttCTGAG GTACCTTGTTGGACGCATACTGTCCAGCCTAGCGTCCGACACCCCCCAGAGCTCCCCCGGCCGCCTGGCGAAACGTGACCTGGGGGCCGTGAGcggtgggatgggggggggccGGAAGAGATCCCGCCGCTCGGCGGACTCCGCCCCGCTCCCCTCCCAAAATTACGAGCCCTCGCTGCTCAGGGTGAAGAGACTCGGAGACGAGGAAGAGAAGATGGCGGACGGGCCGGCGGCGGCGGGGGTCCGTGGGGAGGCCCACGTCGGCCTGCAGAGAATGAAACGCATCGACAGcgacctgcagcagcagaagcacaaGCGCAGGAGGCGGGCCCTGACCTACGACCCCAACCTGCTGGCCCAGCGCATCTTACAGTACCTGCCCCAATAG
- the lhfpl4b gene encoding LHFPL tetraspan subfamily member 3 protein, producing MQPHTAEVARLYQTEFVRSARAVGALWAVCTLCFAVIEVVILIQPSWVGTRELRYQGGAPPPPAGTLGLFEVCLESDWPVPECRGSLRTLTPLPAFQSPAVLVCVSLAMVWASVGCLCLFRFCNAATVYKICAWLQLTAGFCLALACVLFPDSWECAEMRALCGEGVSSFSPGNCSVHWAFVLAMLGVLDAAILATLAFVLGNRQDALLPQDGKDVTGFLLSA from the exons ATGCAGCCCCACACGGCGGAGGTGGCGCGCCTGTACCAGACGGAGTTTGTGCGCAGCGCGCGGGCGGTGGGGGCACTGTGGGCCGTGTGCACGCTATGCTTCGCTGTCATCGAGGTGGTCATCCTCATCCAGCCGTCCTGGGTGGGCACCCGCGAGCTGCGCTACCAGGGCGGGGCCCCGCCGCCCCCCGCCGGCACCCTGGGCCTGTTTGAGGTGTGCCTGGAGTCGGACTGGCCCGTGCCGGAGTGCCGGGGGTCGCTGCGCACCCTCACCCCGCTGCCGGCCTTCCAGTCCCCCGCCGTGCTGGTGTGCGTGTCGCTGGCCATGGTGTGGGCCAGTGTGGgctgcctctgcctcttccGCTTCTGCAACGCCGCTACCGTCTACAAGATCTGCGCCTGGCTGCAGCTTACAGCCG GGTTCTGCCTGGCCCTGGCCTGTGTGCTGTTCCCTGATTCGTGGGAGTGTGCGGAGATGCGCGCGCTGTGTGGAGAGGGGGTGAGCAGCTTCTCCCCGGGAAACTGCTCTGTCCACTGGGCCTTCGTGCTGGCCATGCTGGGCGTGCTGGATGCTGCCATTCTGGCCACGCTGGCCTTCGTTCTGGGCAACCGACAAGATGCTCTGCTGCCCCAGGACGGCAAGGATG TGACTGGGTTCCTCTTATCAGCATAG